The following proteins come from a genomic window of Macaca fascicularis isolate 582-1 chromosome 8, T2T-MFA8v1.1:
- the AGPAT5 gene encoding 1-acyl-sn-glycerol-3-phosphate acyltransferase epsilon isoform X6 — MRNKLQSYVNAGTPMYLVIFPEGTRYNPEQTKVLSASQAFAAQRGLAVLKHVLTPRIKATHVAFDCMKNYLDAIYDVTVVYEGKDNGGQRRESPTMTEFLCKECPKIHIHIDRIDKKDVPEEQEHMRRWLHERFEIKDKMLIEFYESPDPERRKRFPGKSVNSKLSIKKTLPSMLILSGLTAGMLMTDAGRKLYVNTWIYGTLLGCLWVTIKA; from the exons ATGCGAAACAAGTTGCAGAGCTATGTGAACGCAGGAACTCCA ATGTATCTTGTGATTTTTCCAGAAGGTACAAGGTATAATCCAGAGCAAACAAAAGTCCTTTCAGCTAGTCAGGCATTTGCTGCCCAACGTG GCCTTGCAGTATTAAAACATGTGCTGACACCACGAATAAAGGCAACTCACGTTGCTTTTGATTGCATGAAGAATTACTTAGATGCAATTTATGATGTTACGGTGGTTTACGAAGGGAAGGACAATGGAGGGCAGCGAAGAGAGTCACCGACCATGACGG AATTTCTCTGCAAAGAATGTCCAAAAATTCATATTCACATTGATCGTATCGACAAAAAAGATGTCCCAGAAGAACAAGAACATATGAGAAGATGGCTGCATGAACGTTTCGAAATCAAAGATAA GATGCTTATAGAATTTTATGAGTCACCAgatccagaaagaagaaaaagatttccTGGGAAAAGTGTTAATTCCAAATTAAGTATCAAGAAGACTTTACCATCAATGTTGATCTTAAGTGGTTTGACTGCAGGCATGCTTATGACCGATGCTGGAAGGAAGCTGTATGTGAACACCTGGATATATGGAACCCTACTTGGCTGCCTGTGGGTTACTATTAAAGCATAA